A single region of the Candidatus Binataceae bacterium genome encodes:
- a CDS encoding alpha/beta hydrolase, which translates to MLFIHGGSAHAHWWDFIAPAFVADFHALALDQRGHGESEWPKEWQYSSLDYVADLEQIIDHWGLGAPVLIGHSMGAHNVLVYASRNSKKLRAMVAIDTPPDYSRFAVEFLRTYAVKPPRRFESMEAAVRSFKVMPRETLAKKETLELIAHHTYRRLEDGSWTHKLDRRTLSREPVQVWDQLSQISCPALIVKVTKSPVLDINAARRMVATLPKGNLEQIDDSFHHVMLDNPEALIAALKKFTATLL; encoded by the coding sequence GGTGGGACTTCATAGCGCCGGCCTTTGTGGCGGATTTTCACGCTCTCGCGCTCGATCAGCGGGGCCATGGGGAGAGTGAATGGCCCAAAGAATGGCAGTACAGTTCGCTCGACTACGTTGCGGACCTCGAGCAGATTATCGACCATTGGGGATTGGGCGCCCCCGTGCTGATCGGCCATTCGATGGGGGCACACAACGTGCTGGTCTATGCTTCCCGAAACAGCAAAAAACTCCGCGCCATGGTCGCGATCGACACTCCGCCCGACTATTCCCGATTTGCGGTCGAGTTCCTTCGCACCTATGCCGTGAAACCGCCGCGCCGCTTCGAATCGATGGAGGCGGCGGTTCGCAGCTTCAAAGTTATGCCCCGGGAGACGCTCGCGAAGAAGGAGACGCTCGAGCTCATCGCTCATCACACTTACCGGCGACTCGAAGACGGGAGCTGGACTCACAAGCTCGATCGCCGCACCCTTAGCCGGGAGCCGGTACAAGTCTGGGATCAGTTGTCGCAGATTTCGTGTCCCGCCCTGATCGTGAAGGTTACCAAAAGCCCCGTACTCGATATCAATGCGGCTCGGCGGATGGTCGCGACCTTGCCGAAGGGAAATCTTGAGCAGATCGATGATTCGTTCCATCACGTGATGCTGGATAATCCCGAGGCACTCATCGCGGCGCTCAAGAAGTTCACCGCCACTCTTCTATGA
- a CDS encoding alpha/beta hydrolase: MTRASSHLTDARPRLHYLQWNPSGPTSVVLLHGNSANAWWWEPVAREMPRQFRLLALDQRGHGDSEWVRPAAYTPADYAHDLVGFLRQVVRADDRPILVGHSMGGLSTLAFAAHHGTLGRATVVIDAAITSSRGRDRFLRRLKSLPLVTYPDLDTAKARFRLMPNEGHIPAATLQRIAEKSLVATEDGRWTMKFDRESFFGGDGINPMEAIKKIRIPTLLLRAELSRIMTAEAAAAACVANPRVRLVTIPAAHHHLLLEKPAAVAKAIREFVASLPQSG, translated from the coding sequence ATGACTCGAGCCTCGAGCCATCTCACCGATGCCCGTCCGCGCCTCCATTACTTGCAGTGGAACCCGTCCGGTCCAACCAGCGTGGTTCTGCTGCACGGAAATTCTGCCAACGCATGGTGGTGGGAACCGGTCGCGCGCGAGATGCCGAGGCAGTTTCGGCTGCTCGCCCTTGACCAGCGCGGCCACGGGGACAGCGAATGGGTTCGGCCAGCCGCCTACACCCCGGCGGACTATGCACATGACCTGGTAGGATTCTTGCGCCAGGTTGTTCGCGCTGATGACCGGCCGATCCTGGTGGGGCACAGCATGGGTGGTCTGAGCACGCTTGCCTTCGCGGCGCATCATGGAACCTTGGGGCGAGCGACGGTCGTGATCGACGCCGCGATTACCTCCAGTCGCGGGCGGGATAGGTTCCTGCGCCGGCTTAAGTCCCTGCCCCTGGTGACCTACCCGGACCTGGACACGGCTAAGGCGCGCTTTCGGCTGATGCCGAACGAGGGGCACATTCCCGCCGCGACCTTGCAGAGGATTGCCGAAAAAAGCCTGGTCGCCACCGAGGATGGCCGCTGGACGATGAAGTTTGATCGCGAAAGTTTTTTTGGCGGCGACGGTATCAACCCGATGGAGGCGATCAAAAAGATTCGCATCCCGACATTGCTGCTGCGAGCGGAACTGAGTCGAATCATGACGGCCGAGGCGGCCGCAGCAGCGTGTGTGGCCAATCCTCGGGTGCGACTGGTTACCATACCCGCGGCGCACCATCACCTGTTGCTGGAGAAACCCGCCGCGGTGGCCAAAGCCATCCGGGAATTCGTCGCAAGCCTGCCGCAGAGCGGCTAG
- a CDS encoding GNAT family N-acetyltransferase translates to MACVVRVVAIESAERLVDAHAIRRRVFIEEQHVPEELELDEDDQHAVHALALMDGRAVGCGRFVAHGAVDVKIGRMAVLAEVRGTGIGQAILEFLLNEARQRGFSRAVLHAQLSAEGFYLKQGFLPVGEVFEEAGISHRKMERSL, encoded by the coding sequence ATGGCTTGCGTTGTGCGCGTCGTTGCGATCGAATCTGCCGAACGATTGGTCGACGCCCACGCCATACGGCGGCGCGTCTTCATCGAAGAGCAGCATGTTCCGGAGGAGCTCGAGTTGGACGAGGACGACCAACATGCGGTTCACGCCCTTGCACTGATGGATGGCCGCGCGGTGGGTTGCGGCCGGTTCGTCGCCCACGGCGCGGTCGACGTAAAGATCGGAAGAATGGCGGTACTCGCGGAGGTGCGCGGCACTGGTATCGGGCAAGCTATTCTCGAATTTCTACTGAACGAAGCACGTCAGCGCGGCTTTTCGCGGGCGGTGCTGCACGCCCAGCTATCCGCGGAAGGGTTCTATCTCAAGCAGGGTTTTCTACCCGTTGGCGAGGTGTTTGAAGAAGCCGGAATTTCGCATCGTAAAATGGAACGGTCGCTCTAG
- a CDS encoding Sir2 family NAD-dependent protein deacetylase, producing the protein METEKPRKATAAEIQRAAEVILDASYPIALTGAGMSVESGIPPFRGPGGLWTKYGEPPMNQFQRFMADPRKAWEERLSSRNDEFYKPLTEAKPNPGHFALAELEALGLLRFVITQNVDDLHRQAGQKSLAEIHGNWKLIRCLECTLRFRREQIDLSVLPPRCPECDGILKTDTVSFGEPIPIDVLKQCAVHAGKADLVIVAGTSATVYPAAGFALEVKQRGGVMVEVNLYDSEITPICEVSLGGGSAEVLPKLVKAVSALRRSRAS; encoded by the coding sequence GTGGAGACCGAAAAGCCGAGAAAGGCAACTGCTGCCGAGATTCAACGTGCCGCAGAGGTAATTCTCGATGCGAGCTACCCGATCGCGCTGACCGGGGCCGGCATGTCGGTCGAAAGCGGTATACCGCCGTTTCGCGGTCCAGGCGGGCTGTGGACCAAGTACGGCGAACCGCCCATGAATCAGTTCCAGCGCTTCATGGCTGATCCCAGGAAGGCCTGGGAAGAACGCCTGAGCAGCCGAAACGACGAGTTCTACAAACCCCTCACGGAGGCCAAGCCGAACCCGGGGCACTTCGCTCTGGCGGAGCTCGAAGCTCTGGGGCTCCTGCGTTTCGTGATTACACAGAATGTCGACGACCTTCATCGGCAGGCGGGACAGAAATCGCTCGCCGAGATTCACGGCAATTGGAAGCTGATTCGATGTCTGGAGTGCACGCTGCGCTTTCGGCGCGAGCAGATCGATCTAAGCGTGCTGCCGCCTCGCTGTCCCGAATGCGATGGCATCCTCAAGACCGACACGGTTTCCTTCGGCGAGCCGATTCCCATTGATGTGCTCAAGCAGTGCGCTGTACATGCGGGAAAAGCTGACCTCGTGATCGTGGCCGGAACTTCGGCCACCGTTTATCCCGCAGCGGGATTTGCCCTGGAGGTTAAGCAGCGTGGTGGGGTGATGGTCGAGGTAAACCTCTACGACTCCGAAATCACCCCGATCTGCGAGGTCAGCCTTGGCGGCGGCTCGGCGGAGGTGCTGCCCAAGTTGGTCAAGGCGGTCTCGGCGCTGCGCCGTTCCCGCGCCTCGTGA